TTATGTTATAGATACAATAATTACATATTGATTTATCTTCACATTTAGAAAAAGAGATTTCTTGTTTTGAAATCTCTTTTAACTCTTCAAACTTTTGATTTAAAAGTTCTAATTTACTTTCAAGTGCTATTTCAGGAATTAGTTCTGTATTATGTAAGTCATAATAATATGCCTGTATTTTATTTGTTTTAAAATACTGATTCATTGCTATATAATAAAATTCAAGTTGGAAATCATCACTTTTTTCATAGTTTTTAAGAGTATCAACACTTAAACTTGAAGAAGTTTTATAATCAATCAATTCATATTCATCTTCAAAACTATCTATTCTATCAATTATTCCTTTTATTTTTATTCCATTAAATTCACACTCAAAATTCTTTTCTAAAGCAATAATTTTTCTATTTTTTAATCGCTCTTTATCATGTAAATAAAATTCATAAAGTTTTTTCTTCCAGATTTCCAAATCCAATATCAAAAATGGATTTGAACTTTTATACTTACTAAATAAATTCTCAATCTTTTCAAAACTCAATTCATTTGAATTTTCATCAAGAGTGTAATAATCCTCTAAAATAGAGTGAATAATATCTCCTAATTCATAAGGTTTAGGTTTTAATGAAATTGAGTGTTCTTTTATTTTTAAGATATTTTGTAAATAAAATTTTCTTTTGCATTGTAAAAAAGCTTTAAATGAAGTTGCCGACCATGTAAATTTTGTTAAATCAATTTTAGCAATAATCTCTTCTTCAAAGTGTGATATTTTATGATTATCATAAAGTATATGTTTATAAAAATTATCATTTGTATCTGTTTTAATATGTTTATTAAACAGCTCATTTGCAAATCTTGAAATTTGATTTGTGTCTGAATTTACATAAGAGATGAAAACATTTTTTGTTGAAGTTATTAATCTTTTATAATAATACTTTTGTAAAGATTCTCTATCAAATTGAGTTGGGAGATTTGCCAATTGTTTTAATTTTGTTGATAAAAATTTATCTTTTAAAGATATTTTTGGAATAAACGATTCATTAAAATCACATATAATTACTACATCAAACTCCAAAGCTCTTGTTTCTAGTAATCCTAAAACAGTAATTTTTCCAGAATTAACATCGTCAAGAGTAATTTTTGCAAGTTTCTGTAAAAATATTTTAAATACATCTTTTAGTAAAATATTATTTTCTTTAGAAAATAGAATAATATTTAGTTTATAAAGTAATTCATCATATTTTTCAATTAATTCTACATTACTCTCTTTTGATTTTATAAAATCTGTAATAAAAAGAAAAATATCTTTTGTAACATTTTTATTCCATAAAAATTTTAGATTTTTATCTACAAATGATTTATCAATTTCTAAAAATTTTAGATTTTCTATATTTTTAATTTCATCTTCATTCAAATATAAATATATTGCATTTGCTATTTGATAAAGATTTGTATTTTTTATACTTTTCCCCATTGCATAGTTGAAATATTTTTCATCATCAAAAAGTTGAATATAAGAAGCAAAATTTTCATCAGGTAAAACTAAAGCAATATTTGATGGATTAATACCATTTTTTACTGATTTTTCAATACAAGATTTTATATAAGCTATTTGATTTAACCTAGAACTAAAACCTTTTGTTTCAAAAAACTCTAATTTGCTATTTATAGGTTCAATTTCAATAAGTTCATTTTTTGATAAATCATATTTATATTTATAATCAAGTTTAATTTCTAAACCAAGATTTTTAAAAACTTCCAATGATTTCTGATTGTAAATATTTGAATAAAATAGAATTGTAATATTTATGTATTTTGATATTTTTTCAATCATATCAAATTCTACTTTTGTAAAGTATCCTTCAAAATGTAACTCTATTGAGTCAAATTTATTCAAAAAATTTTCATTTATTTTATAATGATTATTTATATTTATTCTATCTACATAGTGATTTTTCTCTAAAATATTTATATAATTGTTTTTTATTACTTCTAATATTTGTAAATGCTCTAAATAAAAATCATAAGTATCAACATTTTGAATTTGAGATATTTCAACTTTTTCACTTGCAAGTTCTAAAAAGAATCTATAAATATAATCACTTTGTTTTAGAAATTTTGTAAAATTATCAGAAATACCAAGCTTTTTTATATCTACATTTTTTATTGCTTCATTTAAAAAAAGAACTCGTTGTTCTTCTTCGCAATATTTTAGTTTATTAAGTGTTATTGATTTTTTAAAAAATTCGTCGATTGTAAGGATAAAAGGCAAAAGAGTATTTTCACTCTTTTGATTAGAAATAAAATTTCTAATAACCCTTGAAGTAGGAAAAACTAATAGTTTTTTTTTAAATAGCATTTGTTTTAATAAAAATATATCCTATAGTTTCATCAACTTTGAAACTACCTGTAATAATCCAGTTATTTGCCTCTTTTAATTCAAAAGTAGCATTATATGATTTTTCACTATTTGTAAAATTTTCATCTTTTAAAACAATATCACTATCATCTGAAATTGTTTTTGAAACTACCAATTCAATATTTATATCTTTTTTTTCATTTGTATTTTTATCAAAAACTACAACTTTTAAGTTATTTTGTCCAACTTTTAATAAATTTCTATGTAAAGAATATTTTTCAATTGCTCTTTGAGATAATTTTATATCTTCTGTTGTTAAATCAAACTTTTTATCATTTAGATAAAACTCAAAATTGTATTTAGATAAAAATGCAATATTTGATTCCATCATATTATTATAATTATCATCAACATCTTGATATTTTTTCATAAAACTATGGTCTTCTATAACTGGTACTTTTGAAGCACTCATAATAGTCCAAATAATCATTGAAAATACAAAACTAAAAATTCCTATAAAAAACAGTGGCCAATAATTTCTTTTCATAAATTTACTTTCTTTTTTTTAAAATTGCATAAGTATATGCTAATAATCCTAAAACTATTAAAGTATACATTACAACTCTCCAAATAGTACTAGAAACTTTTCCTGAATTACCTATACTACTTTCAAGTTTAATATTTTTTGACTCAGCTAATGTATCAGCAATTGCAGCATAACCATTTAAAGTTGCAGCACTTACCTTTGCAAATAGTGTATTTTTATCTTTTGAAGCAAGCAATGGAACAACATATCCATCTAAAATCTCATTTTTATTAATTTGATTTTTTAAATCATCACTAAAAAGTAAATTAACATGTGTCTCTTCAACTGCAATAGTCAATAAAACATATGGTTTTTCAACATTAATAAGTATTTGATTTTCAAAGTTTTTAATTGCTTCAATTTTTTCTTTTGTTTTGATATTTTCATCTAATCCTAAAGTAGATTTTGCATATACATAAATATTAACACCTAATTTAGATTTAGCCTCATCACCTATTTGATTGATTTTATCTTTTGCTCTTTGGTCTATTAAACTATCATCATTTAATATAAAATTTTGAGCTGATAAATTTTGACAGAAAAAAAGTAGAAGTGATAAAATCACCCCTACTCTAAAAAAAATACTTTTTTTCATTTAACCAACAAACACTTTTGTAGCATCAAAGAAACCATAATATACAGTCATTACAGCTGACACTAAAAGTAAAATACCAATAATTTTTTCCATATTTTACCCCTTATTTACCATTACCAACAAGTTGGTAATGTGTATGATTATCAGAACTATTCATTTTTAAACCATTCAAATCTTGATTGATTTTATAGAAATTACTAGCTTCATTTTGTTGTACTTTTATACCATTAATCGTTAATACAGCAAGAATAGATAATAACAGAACAACTGCAATTAACATACCTGTAATACCATTAAGTTTAAAAATACCTCTTTCATTTTCATTCATTTGTGTATTTCCAGCCATCTTACTCTCCTAAACTTCTTAAATATGAAGCTAAAGCTTTTTCTTGAGTTTCGTTAAGTCTTCCATCAAAGCTTGGCATAGCACCTATAATACCTTTTTTACCATCTTTTAATACAGCCATAACTAAAGCATCATCATAAGCTCTGATATTTGGAGCAACCATCTCCATACCATTTCCATCTGCACCATGACAACCAGCACAAACTGCGAAACTTGCAGGTTGTTCACCTTTGAATCCACCAGCAACATAAGAAGCTACTTCATTAATATCAGCATCTTCTGTTAACATCATTGGAGGCATTCCTGCTGGATAAGCAGTTTTTAAATTATTAGCACCATTTTTAATTACATGAACAACTTGTTCTTTTGACATTCTATGAGTAAGATTTTGAGCTTTACCTTCAATTCCTTCTCCATCAACACCATGACAAGGTGCACATTGTACTAAGAAAATTGATTGACCCATAGCTTTTAAAGTCTCTTCAGATGGGTTTTCCCATTTTTTCTCAAATTTTGCATTGTACTCTAAAGTCTCTTCATTCCATTGACCAATTTGAGAGAAACCATTAATTGGATAACCAACTGTAAAATACCAAAACATCCAAATAATAGCACCAATAAATGCTAATCCCCAACCTGTAGGAATTGGATTTTTGTATTCACCGATACCATCCCATTTTTCTTCAGCTAGTTCACCACTTGCTGTATCATTTTTCATTTGATTAACATATTTTAACGCAACAAATACAGTAATTGTAATAATTGCAACAGCACCTAACATTGTTAGGCTATTAATATAATCATCACTGTTAAAAGCATCACCTGCTGCAAAGTAAGTTCCTGCTAATAAAGCGATGATAAGAATTATTCCACCTATAACCATAGATTTCATCTTATTTCTCCTTATTATCTATATCTTTATCTTTTTTTCTTTCTTCTAAAGGCATAGAAACACTTGAATCATCATGTACAAGTTTAGAATACTTCTCAAAATCTCTTTCCCCTGTCTTCTGTCTTTTATAAATAGAATAAGCATAAGAATAGAAAATTATAAAAACTGCTAAAATCAAAAAGAATTTAGCATAACCTTGCACTGTTAAAAGTGTTTCATAATCCATCGATAAGCCTTATTTTAAAGAATTCAAATATGCAATTAATGCAACTATTTCAGGAACTTGACCATTTGCAACAGCTTGTTTAACTGACTCATTTTTCATATCAGCAGCAATTACTTTTGCCTCTTCTAAAGCAGAAGCTTTTGCTTCTTCCCATGATCCAAGTTTAGGCATTCCTTCTTGATCATAAGGTGTATTAAATACATTTTTAACAGTATATGCTTCTGCATAAGCTGTTTCAATATCAGCTATATTACTAAAATGATGTTTATAAGCTGGCATAATACTTCCAGGTACAACAGCAGATGGTTCCCACATATGGTTTTCATGCCAATCTGTAGTTCTATAATTTCCAACTCTCATTAAATCTGGACCTGTTCTTTTTGATCCCCATAAGAATGGTCTATCATAAGCATACTCACCAGATAAAGAATACATACCATATCTATCAGTTTCTGACTTAAATGGTCTAATTAATTGAGAGTGACAAGCATTACAAGAATCTTTTATATATACTTGTCTACCAGCTAACTCTAAAACACTGTATGGTTTTGTACCAACAGTTGGTCTACTTTGTTTTGCAAAATCTGGAATAACTTCAACAATACCTGCAAATGCAACAAATACAAACACTAATACCGCAAAGAAAAACGGTCTTTGTTCAAACCAATGAAACATAATTTCTCCTTTTCTTACGCAGCTACTGGTGTAGCATTTACTGGTTCTTTGTCAAGTACTCTACCACATCTAACTGTTTTGTAAATGTTGTAAGCAAATAAGAAGAATCCAATTAGGTATAATAAACCACCAACTGCTCTAATTGTATAGTATGGATGTAATACAGTAACTGTATCAATAAATGAGTAAACTAATGAACCATATTCATCATAAGCTCTCCACATCATACCTTGTGTAATACCTGCAATCCACATAGAAGTAAAGTATAATACGATACCTGTAGTTTGTAACCAGAATTGTGTATCCATTAATGATTTAGAATAAATTTCTCTTTTAAACATTCTTGGAACCATATGGAATAATGCAGCCATAATCATAAATACAACCCATCCTAAAACACCATCATGTACGTGACCTGGAATCCAGTCTGTAAAGTGTGCAATAGCATTTACAGATTTGATAGCTTGAATTGGTCCTTCGATTGTTGATAACATATAGAATGTTGAAGCTAATACCATGAATTTAATTAATGTATTTGTTTGTAATTGTTGCCATTCACCCTTCATTGTTAAAAGCATATTAATAGCTGATCCCCATGATGGTAAAATTAAAACAACTGACATAACAGAACCCATTGTTTGCATCCAATCTGGAACAGTTGAATAAATAAGGTGGTGTCCACCAGCCCATAAATAAACAAATAATAATCCCCAGAATGCTAAGATAGATAGTTTATAAGAATAAACATTTTGTCCTGATTCTTTTGGTAAGAAATAATAAATTAATGCAATAATTGGAGTTGTGAAAACGAATGCAACAGCATTATGACCAAACCACCATTGAACTAATGCATCATTAGTTCCTGCATACATAGAAACAGAGTGAATCCATGAACCATATCCAGATACTAAAGCTGTTGGAACTTCCATATTATTAAATAAGTATAACATTGCAACTGCGATAAATGTAGCAATAAAATACCATAATGAAATATAAAGAGTTCTTTCTCTTCTAATACCGATTATTCCAAAGATTGAAATACCCCATAATACCCACCATACAACAACTAAAATGTCGATTGGCCACTCTAACTCTGCATACTCTTTTGATGTTGTAATACCCATAAATAAAGTTACAACAGCTAATAGGATTGTAATAAAATATAAAACAAAGTGTAACTTAGCAATAGCCATTAAAAAAGGTGACTCTTTTAATGATACTTTTAAAACTCTTTGCGAAATATAATACCATCCAGCAAAAATACCACTTAGTGCGAAACCATATGCAACACCATTTGTGTGTAAAGGTCTTAATCTACTAAATGTACCATACTCCCCAGCTAAATAGTTTAACTGTGGGAATGCCAATTGAAACGCAAGTACAACACCAATTGTCATACCAATGATACCAAACAAAATTGTTGCAAATGTAAAGGCTTTTGCAACTGAGTAATCGTACTCAATTTGTGCACCGTTTTGCATCAATCTCCTCCTACTAATTTTATATACAAGTCACAAAAATGTCACTCATTGCGGTAATCATAGCTAAGCAAAACTTAAAATCAACAAAAAAATTAACGAAAAATTAACAAATAAAACACTATTTTTATTATAATTTTTACTTATAAATAAGATAGAAAATATCTTATTTATAAGATTTTAATACCTGCTCAGTCTCCCTTTTTAGGGTTTTTACTTTTAAATCTTCTCTTTTATCGTGTAATTTTTTACCTTGTGCAGTTGCAACTTCAACTTTAATCATATTTTTATCATTAAAATAAAGTTTTAAAGCAACTAAAGTGATTCCATCTTTTGTCACTTTTGAATATAATTTATCAATTTGTTTAGAATGAAGTAATAATTTTCTTGCTCTTCTTTCATCTGGTCTATATGTTGTATGAGTTGTACTTAAATGAGAAATATGTGCATTTAATAAAAAAACTTCACCTTTTATAATTCTTACAAAAGAGTCTTTCAAATTCACTCTTCCTTCTCTTATTGCTTTAACTTCACTTCCTTCTAACATAATTCCAGCTTCCAATGAATCTAAAATCGTAAAATCATGAAATGCTTTTTTATTTTTAAAAACTAAATTTTTTTTTGTATCTTTTTTATTTGCCATAATTTATCCTAAAAAATGAACTTCCACTTCCACTAAAAAACCAATCTTTTTTTTCATAATCACTTAGTTGTGGGTAAAGACTAAGTGCACTTTCATACAAATCATTTGCTTGTTTTATATCTAATTCTTTTAAAATATCAGTTGATTTCATATCAAGCAATTTTTTTGCTTCATCTTTAGATATTTGTTTATAAAATTTTTCTCTAAATATTTTAAAAATTTCACCTGTATTACATTTTATTTTTGGTGTTATAGTTTTTATATCTAATATCTCTTCATCAAATTTTTCTACAATTTCACCAATTCCTGTTACATTTGCACTATCATATTCATATATAAAAAATGGAACATCAGCACCAACTTGTGAACCAATTTTACTTAATTCATCTTTTGATAAATTTAATTTACAATATTTATTTGCCATAATCAAAAAAGTTGCGGCATTTGAACTTCCACCACCAAGTCCTGCAAACTCTGGAATATTTTTTTCAATTTTTATTTCGTGATTTAAAAAAAATTCTTCAACACCATAAAAATGTTTTATTAAATTGTATGCTTTATATACAGTATTTGAGTTAATTTCACAACCAAAATCACCTATAATTGTAATTGCTTTCCTACTAGATTTAACAAATGATATAATGTCATACAAATTATGAACTCGTACAAATCTTGATACGAGTTCATGATAATTTTCTCTTTTATCAGCAATTTTTAGAAAAATATTTACTTTAGCATACGACTTTTCAATCATCTCATTTTTCATATTTTGGTACCCTATTTACTAAATATTTTATTTCACCATCAATTATTTCAATTATTGAAAAATAGTTTTCAGTAATTATAAGATATTTTCCATTCTCTTTTTTTTCAACATAATCTATACCTATTTTTTTACCTTGAACCAACCACTCTTGTGTTCCAAAATATTTATTTATAGGCAAATCAATGTAATCTAAAGGATCTAACTCTTTTTCATTTTCAAAAAAGAATTTACCTTCATTTAATCTCTCAAGATAAGATAAAGTTCCCACTCTGTTTAGTTTTTCTAATAAAATTTGTGCAAATGACCTAACATATGTTCCTTCACTAACAGTTACTTCAAAAGTAATAAAAGGATGTCTATATGAAATAAATTTCGTATTATATACATTCATCGTTGTTTTTGATAATTCAACTTCTTCACCATTTCTAGCAAGTTCATAAGCTCTTTTCCCATCAACTTTTTTTGCTGAAAATTTTGGTGGTGTATATTCAATTCTTCCATTTAACGAATTCAACTCATGAATTATTTTTTTTTCATCTACATTATCAACTAAACTAATATCAATAATTTGTTCTATATCAAATGATTCAGATTGAATTCCCAACCAAATTACAGCTTTATATGTTTTGGGTGTTTTTGAAATATATTTAAAAAGTTTTGCATATTGTCCAAATGCAACTATTAAACAACCTTTTGCAAAAGGGTCTAATGTCCCGCTAAACCCAGCTTTTTTATTTTTAAATTTTCTTTTTATTCTGTTTAAATAAGAATTTGAGCTTATAAAAATTGGTTTATTTACAACCAATAATTTATTAATCTGTTCTTTTTCGTAAAATCTAACTTGCAAGAACTTATCCTATTAAGCTTTTTCTACAAACGAAGATAAAATATCTCTTTTTGTTCCACCAAAATTTATTGTAAGTTTGTAATCTTTACCTGCATTTGTAGCTTTTTCAACTCTACCCATTCCAAAAATTTTATGTTGAACTAAATCACCTTTTTTAAAACCTGATTGTTTTTCTATAGTTAAACTTCCTTTGATAAGTCCACATTCACTTAAAAATCTACTTTTAACTAAACTTGTTCTTTTACCTTTATAAAATCTTGAGTGTACAAAAGATAATGTAAGATTATCCATTGCTCTTGTAAGTGCAACATAACCTAATCTTCTTTCCTCTTCTAAATCACAACCATCACCAGTAATAGGGAAAAATCCTTCTTCAAATCCAATAATAAAAAGTTTTTTAAATTCCAAACCTTTTGAAGCATGGATACTCATCATTGAAACAGCTTCACCACTATAATCATCATTTTCACTTTCAAGTGCAATTTCATTTAAAAAGTCTTTTAAATCTAAGTGTGGATTTTGAATAAAATAATCCCTGATATATCCATAAAACTCATCAATATTTGCTTGTCTTTCAAATCCATCAGGTAAATTATCATATGAAGCTCTATAATCAAAGGTTTCTTCAAAACTATCTAAAAATTTCATTTTTGATTCTGATAATAACTCTTTTAAATCTAAAATAGAAGCTTCAAATACTTTTAAAGTTCTTGAATTTTTTTTACCAACTATTGCACTTATTTCATCTGAATCTAAATTTTGGATTAAATCAAAAATTGATTTTCCTGTTTCTATTGATTTTGCTTCAAGTTTATCAATAGTTGTTTTTCCAATTCCACGTTTTGGTTTATTGATAATTCTTTTTACAGAAAAATTATCATTAGAATTTGTCAAAATTCTAAAATATGCAATTAAATCTTTGATTTCACTTCTTTCGTAAAACTTCATACCACCAACAAGTTTATAATGAAGTCCAGCTTTATTAAAACCTTCTTCTAAAGAACGAGACAAAGCATTTACTCTAAATAAAATAGCTATATTTTTTGGATTTTCTCCACTATCAATCAATTTTCTAATATCTTCAACTATTTTTCTAGTTTCTTCATTTTCATCTTGTGATTCATACACTTTTATAGAATCACCTTTAACTCTTGTTCCTATTAATTTTTTACCTAATCTATCTCGATTGTGTTCTATTAATTGGTTTGCATGATTTAAAATTGTATCAGTTGATCTATAGTTTTCTTCTAATTTTACAACTATAGTATTTTCAAAATGTTCAGAAAAATTCAAAATATTTTTAATAGTTGCCCCACGCCATCCATAAATAGATTGGTCATCATCACCAACTACACAAAGATTATTGTGGTCTGAACATAATAATCTTAATAATCTATATTGTAATTCATTTGTATCTTGATACTCATCTACCATTATATATTGATATTTTTGGCTAATCTCTTTTGCTAAATTCTCATTATTTTTTAAAATCTTATAAGGTAATAATAATAAGTCATCAAAATCTACTAAATTGTTTTTTTCTAAATACTCTTCATATTGTTCATAAATTTCTGCAATTTGTTGATAAAGTTTTAATTGAGCAGCACTTTTAGCTTCAGAAGGTGTCATTAAAGAGTTTTTATATTTTGATATTTCAGAAACTAATAATGAAGTTGTAATATCTTTGTCTAATGATTTTAAAACTCTTTTTTTATCATCAGTATCAATTATAATAAAATTGTTTTTTCTTCCTAATTCACTTATGTGAAATTTTAAAAATAGTAAACCAAATTTATGAAATGTACATAATAAAGGTGGAGTATTTATCATTGAAGAATCTAACATATTAAATGCTCTCTCACGCATTTCACTTGCAGCTTTATTTGTAAATGTAAGTGTTAATATAGAACGTGGATCAATACCAATTGATATTAAATAAGCAAGTCTTGTAGTAATTGTTTTTGTTTTACCAGAACCAGCCCCAGCTAAAATCAATAGTGGTCCATCTATATGTTGAGCAGCAATTCTCTGTGATTCATTTAATGATGTTAATAAATTTTCAGACATTTTTTCTCCAATTATTATTTATTATATCATATATTATATAAATTCATTATTTCTCTTAATTATTCTATATATAAATAAATGTTATCATTTTCATAATTTATTTTACGGAGATTATAATGCTCACAGATTTTGCCAAATTGGAAACTTTTCTAACTGTTGTTAGAGAAAAATCTTTTTCAAAAGCATCTGCAAAACTTGGTATTTCTCAACCAGCAGTTACACAACAAATGAAATTTATTGAAGATTATTTAGATGTGCAAATTGTTGATAGAAAGAAAAACGGTATAAAATTGACTAAAGAAGGTCAAATACTTCATGGTATTGCTTTAAAAATTGAAAAATGTATTACAAATGCAGAAAAAGAATTATTAAAAATTATGAATAAAAATGTAACTTTTGTATTTGGTGCTTCATTTATAATCGGAAATTATATTCTGCCTAGATTTTTAAATAATTTAAAAGAAAATATTCACAATGATGTATCAATAAATGTTTCTGTTTCTCATGAAGCTATTGAAGATTTATTAGATAAAAAAATTGATATTGCTTTAGTTGAAAATTATGTTCCAAACGAAGATATAATATATAGAGAATGGATGGAAGATGAAATTGTAATTTTTTCAAATCAAAAATTACCTTTAAAAGCAAAAGCAGAAGATTTATTATCATATAAATGGGTTTGTAGAAATCCTGAATCAAATACTAGATTATTATTTAAAGAAAATCTTGAAAAAGCTAATTATCCTGATTGTGATACTTTTAATGTAACAAGTGAAGTTACAAGTGCAACAACTATAGTTCAAACTGTTTTACATTCAGATAAAAATTCAACTCCAACTGTTTCTATTGT
The genomic region above belongs to Arcobacter ellisii and contains:
- a CDS encoding LysR family transcriptional regulator; the protein is MLTDFAKLETFLTVVREKSFSKASAKLGISQPAVTQQMKFIEDYLDVQIVDRKKNGIKLTKEGQILHGIALKIEKCITNAEKELLKIMNKNVTFVFGASFIIGNYILPRFLNNLKENIHNDVSINVSVSHEAIEDLLDKKIDIALVENYVPNEDIIYREWMEDEIVIFSNQKLPLKAKAEDLLSYKWVCRNPESNTRLLFKENLEKANYPDCDTFNVTSEVTSATTIVQTVLHSDKNSTPTVSIVSRNAIESLLKAGALYESRIGNQKMIRKLYIAYRKDRKHDAFIENVVDYLLKIK
- a CDS encoding ATP-dependent helicase produces the protein MSENLLTSLNESQRIAAQHIDGPLLILAGAGSGKTKTITTRLAYLISIGIDPRSILTLTFTNKAASEMRERAFNMLDSSMINTPPLLCTFHKFGLLFLKFHISELGRKNNFIIIDTDDKKRVLKSLDKDITTSLLVSEISKYKNSLMTPSEAKSAAQLKLYQQIAEIYEQYEEYLEKNNLVDFDDLLLLPYKILKNNENLAKEISQKYQYIMVDEYQDTNELQYRLLRLLCSDHNNLCVVGDDDQSIYGWRGATIKNILNFSEHFENTIVVKLEENYRSTDTILNHANQLIEHNRDRLGKKLIGTRVKGDSIKVYESQDENEETRKIVEDIRKLIDSGENPKNIAILFRVNALSRSLEEGFNKAGLHYKLVGGMKFYERSEIKDLIAYFRILTNSNDNFSVKRIINKPKRGIGKTTIDKLEAKSIETGKSIFDLIQNLDSDEISAIVGKKNSRTLKVFEASILDLKELLSESKMKFLDSFEETFDYRASYDNLPDGFERQANIDEFYGYIRDYFIQNPHLDLKDFLNEIALESENDDYSGEAVSMMSIHASKGLEFKKLFIIGFEEGFFPITGDGCDLEEERRLGYVALTRAMDNLTLSFVHSRFYKGKRTSLVKSRFLSECGLIKGSLTIEKQSGFKKGDLVQHKIFGMGRVEKATNAGKDYKLTINFGGTKRDILSSFVEKA